Proteins from a single region of Campylobacter sputorum:
- a CDS encoding ComEA family DNA-binding protein, translating to MKKLLLLLMLVCSYVFGAIDLNTASKDELMTLKGVGESKAEAIIEYRKTNKFNSVEDIKNVKGIGDKIYNDNKNSMSVNKANNNKNKKEDKKDK from the coding sequence ATGAAAAAGTTACTTTTATTATTAATGCTTGTTTGTTCTTATGTATTTGGAGCTATAGATTTAAATACAGCTTCTAAAGACGAACTTATGACATTAAAAGGTGTTGGAGAATCTAAAGCAGAGGCTATCATAGAGTATAGAAAAACTAATAAATTTAATAGTGTTGAAGATATAAAAAATGTCAAAGGTATAGGTGATAAGATTTATAATGATAATAAAAATAGTATGAGTGTAAATAAAGCTAATAACAACAAAAATAAAAAAGAAGATAAGAAGGATAAATAA
- a CDS encoding ATP/GTP-binding protein codes for MQTNKMSNLSMNNFDFNFKTSSGDNISLSMYDNKSMNLKSSNNGNSQLTELTLTHEYGYNFKYEDNGIDQNDIKEINEALSKIKPIMEKFLQNVKDGEKFGNSSYTNLANEIKNMLPEIKNENHKNMVSDNVLKLFDELLKQNKADENMLKNANKLFENLLQRFDSFSLYV; via the coding sequence ATGCAAACCAATAAAATGTCAAATCTATCAATGAATAATTTTGATTTTAATTTCAAAACAAGCTCAGGGGATAATATATCTTTATCTATGTATGATAATAAGTCTATGAATCTCAAAAGCTCTAATAATGGCAATTCTCAACTCACTGAGCTTACATTAACCCATGAATATGGATATAATTTTAAGTATGAAGACAATGGTATAGATCAAAATGATATAAAAGAGATTAATGAGGCTTTAAGTAAGATTAAGCCTATTATGGAAAAGTTTTTGCAAAATGTTAAAGATGGCGAAAAATTTGGTAATTCAAGTTATACAAATTTAGCAAATGAGATTAAAAATATGCTACCAGAAATAAAAAATGAAAATCATAAAAATATGGTTAGTGATAATGTTTTAAAGCTATTTGATGAGTTGCTAAAACAAAATAAAGCTGATGAAAATATGCTAAAAAATGCAAATAAACTTTTTGAAAATTTATTACAAAGATTTGATAGTTTTAGTTTATATGTTTAA
- a CDS encoding dUTP diphosphatase, with protein MDYIKMLKTMLDMQQCLNDQTCGINWESGYTKDGKLISWKRCIYMECAELINSFSWKHWKNISQSADMQNARIEVVDIWHFIMSLMLEYYTSNSIGNKDVLSEHISSVSGFSKFCNGSYIDGSHSDYEIVNDIESLIHKCSGFSYKLEDILTNYFRIALSCGVNLNVLFKLYIGKNVLNRFRQEHGYKEGKYKKYWNGKEDNEIMNVILDSGIIEEGEIYNALEKEYQKS; from the coding sequence ATGGATTACATTAAAATGCTAAAAACTATGCTTGATATGCAGCAGTGTTTAAACGACCAAACTTGTGGTATAAATTGGGAGAGCGGATATACTAAAGATGGAAAACTCATAAGTTGGAAAAGATGTATTTATATGGAGTGTGCAGAACTGATAAATAGCTTTTCTTGGAAGCATTGGAAAAATATTTCTCAAAGTGCTGATATGCAAAACGCTAGAATAGAAGTTGTTGATATTTGGCATTTTATAATGAGTTTAATGCTTGAATATTACACATCTAATAGTATTGGAAATAAAGATGTTTTAAGTGAGCATATATCAAGCGTTAGCGGATTTAGTAAATTTTGCAATGGATCTTATATTGATGGTTCACATTCTGATTATGAAATAGTAAATGATATAGAGTCTTTGATTCATAAATGTAGCGGATTTAGTTATAAACTAGAAGATATTTTAACAAATTATTTTAGAATAGCACTTAGTTGCGGTGTAAATTTAAATGTCTTATTTAAGCTTTATATAGGCAAAAATGTTTTAAATCGTTTCAGACAAGAACATGGTTATAAAGAGGGAAAATATAAAAAATATTGGAATGGCAAAGAAGACAACGAGATAATGAATGTTATATTAGACAGTGGAATTATCGAAGAGGGTGAAATTTACAACGCTCTTGAAAAAGAGTATCAAAAATCATAA
- a CDS encoding EI24 domain-containing protein → MIKIFQISLREFLTKKFILLSTLPLIVSVLILGGFLIFGGIEFFSMLNDGAKSGDFSFIDEAQYPLLTSILAFALTKWLIIAIFYMIGVFFVVIISVVIALIVAGFLTPIATNHLNKKYYHYDRLQGISFFKTSKLMMIILLKFCIFLLISIPFLFIPVINVIVVNIPFFYLYYKFMLLDVGSNSLNKNDFEILWLRDGGNEFKLSCLVFYIVSLVPLLGLFLQLFFVIFLSNLIYKKHN, encoded by the coding sequence ATGATTAAAATTTTTCAAATAAGTCTAAGAGAGTTTTTAACTAAGAAATTTATTTTACTTTCTACATTGCCGCTTATTGTTTCAGTTTTAATACTCGGTGGATTTTTGATTTTTGGCGGTATAGAATTTTTTAGTATGCTAAATGATGGGGCTAAAAGCGGAGATTTTTCTTTCATTGATGAGGCACAATATCCGCTTTTGACTTCCATTTTGGCTTTTGCTTTGACAAAATGGCTTATCATAGCCATATTTTATATGATAGGTGTTTTTTTTGTTGTTATTATTTCTGTAGTTATAGCACTTATTGTTGCTGGATTTCTCACGCCCATTGCAACAAATCATTTAAATAAAAAATACTATCATTATGATAGATTGCAAGGAATTAGTTTTTTTAAAACTTCAAAGTTAATGATGATTATACTACTTAAATTTTGCATTTTTTTACTTATCAGTATTCCATTTTTATTTATCCCTGTGATAAATGTTATTGTTGTAAATATTCCATTTTTTTATCTATATTATAAATTTATGCTACTAGATGTAGGCTCAAATTCATTAAATAAAAATGATTTTGAGATTCTATGGTTAAGAGATGGTGGAAATGAATTTAAATTATCTTGCTTGGTATTTTATATAGTTAGTTTAGTGCCGCTTTTAGGGCTTTTTTTACAACTATTTTTTGTTATTTTTCTTTCAAATTTGATATACAAAAAGCACAATTAA